In Ruania zhangjianzhongii, the following proteins share a genomic window:
- a CDS encoding VOC family protein codes for MSEIDKISHPAGGQDRSMTNDTTAATATVRPIPAGYTSLTPFLVVTDGAAAIDFYTSVFGARLTNRTDAPDGSVAHAELDFGNGRLQLGDANPAFGLTAPADEADAVTHSICLYCEDVDDVVARARAAGATVREEVSTFVTGDRFGSILDPFGQRWAIMTRVEDVSEEEAQRRVDAWMAEQG; via the coding sequence ATGTCGGAAATCGACAAGATCTCCCACCCGGCCGGCGGGCAGGATCGAAGCATGACGAACGACACCACTGCTGCAACCGCTACCGTCCGCCCGATCCCCGCCGGCTACACCTCGCTGACCCCGTTCCTGGTGGTCACGGACGGCGCCGCCGCGATCGACTTTTACACCTCCGTGTTCGGCGCCCGGCTGACCAATCGCACCGACGCCCCGGATGGTTCGGTGGCGCACGCCGAGCTCGACTTCGGCAACGGCCGACTCCAGCTCGGTGACGCGAACCCGGCCTTCGGCCTGACGGCACCGGCGGACGAGGCCGACGCGGTCACGCACTCGATCTGTCTCTATTGCGAGGACGTCGACGACGTGGTGGCCCGCGCCCGGGCCGCCGGTGCCACGGTCCGCGAGGAGGTCTCCACGTTCGTCACCGGTGACCGGTTCGGCTCCATCCTGGACCCGTTCGGGCAGCGCTGGGCGATCATGACCCGGGTGGAGGACGTCTCCGAGGAGGAGGCGCAGCGGCGCGTGGATGCGTGGATGGCCGAGCAGGGCTGA
- the miaA gene encoding tRNA (adenosine(37)-N6)-dimethylallyltransferase MiaA: protein MTATHPAPPVVAVVGPTATGKSDLALDLAEHLGAEIINADAMQLYRGMDIGAAKVPVEQRRGIAHHQLDVLEVTEDASVAAFQTYARADGTAIRNRGNAVVIVGGSGLYLRALLDRIDFPGTDPQVRAAWEARAAEDGPGVLHDELARRDPEAAARIERGNTRRIVRALEVIELTGRPFSANLPDHTYAIPAVQLGLDLPAAELDERINARAEQMFTGGLVGETEHLLTRGLEQGRTAVRAVGYAQALALLRGELSQDDAVAQTALATRQLARRQRKWFRRDERITWLEPGAKLLDQARRLTG, encoded by the coding sequence ATGACCGCGACCCACCCCGCCCCGCCCGTGGTCGCGGTCGTCGGCCCCACGGCCACGGGCAAGTCCGACCTCGCCCTGGACCTGGCCGAGCACCTCGGCGCCGAGATCATCAACGCCGACGCGATGCAGCTCTACCGCGGGATGGACATCGGCGCCGCTAAGGTCCCCGTCGAGCAACGGCGCGGTATCGCGCACCACCAGCTCGACGTGCTGGAGGTGACCGAGGACGCCAGTGTGGCCGCCTTTCAGACCTACGCCCGCGCAGACGGGACCGCGATCCGGAACCGGGGTAACGCCGTCGTGATCGTGGGCGGCTCGGGACTGTACCTGCGCGCCCTGCTGGACCGGATCGACTTTCCCGGCACCGATCCGCAGGTGCGTGCCGCCTGGGAGGCGCGCGCCGCCGAGGATGGCCCCGGGGTGCTGCACGACGAGCTGGCCCGCCGCGATCCCGAGGCGGCGGCACGGATCGAGCGCGGCAACACCCGGCGGATCGTGCGCGCGCTGGAGGTCATCGAGCTCACCGGACGGCCGTTCTCGGCGAACTTGCCCGACCACACCTACGCCATCCCCGCCGTCCAGCTCGGCCTCGACCTGCCCGCCGCCGAGCTGGATGAGCGGATCAACGCCCGTGCCGAGCAGATGTTCACCGGCGGTCTGGTCGGTGAGACCGAACACCTGCTCACCCGTGGCCTGGAGCAGGGCCGGACCGCCGTGCGCGCCGTCGGCTACGCGCAGGCCCTCGCGCTGCTCCGCGGCGAGCTCAGCCAGGACGACGCCGTCGCCCAGACCGCGCTGGCCACCCGGCAGCTCGCCCGCCGGCAGCGCAAGTGGTTCCGCCGCGATGAGCGGATCACCTGGCTCGAGCCCGGCGCGAAGCTGCTCGATCAGGCACGTAGGCTGACCGGGTGA
- a CDS encoding type II toxin-antitoxin system VapC family toxin — MVLDASAVLAFLQGERGADQVERALPEGIIGAANWAEVLQKLRAGNADTAIARSLLLSYGVRLEAVSPADSEQAAALWQRGNGLSLGDRLCLALGRRLDVPVLTADRAWGESEMVIQLRTSD; from the coding sequence ATGGTCCTCGACGCCTCCGCGGTCCTTGCCTTCCTCCAGGGCGAGCGAGGAGCTGACCAGGTGGAACGAGCGCTGCCCGAGGGGATCATCGGTGCAGCCAACTGGGCCGAAGTGCTCCAGAAGCTGCGCGCCGGCAACGCCGACACGGCGATCGCCCGCAGCCTGCTGCTCAGCTATGGAGTCCGGCTCGAGGCAGTCAGCCCGGCTGACAGCGAACAGGCAGCAGCGTTGTGGCAGCGCGGCAACGGTCTCTCGCTCGGTGACCGGCTCTGCCTCGCACTCGGTCGTCGGCTGGACGTCCCCGTACTCACCGCCGATCGCGCATGGGGCGAGTCGGAGATGGTCATCCAGCTCCGGACGAGCGACTGA
- a CDS encoding glutamate ABC transporter substrate-binding protein: MKTTRAALAALAAVGALTLAACTAEPGAGDEETGGDAGAEGGDTGEGGDSGEGGGDSIRIGIKFDQPGLGYQDGDTYTGFDVDVATYIADQLGYGEDQIEWIESPSPQRETMLQNEQVDMIVATYSITDERDEVVDFAGPYFVAGQDLLIRSEDAGEITGPDVLDGRNLCSVAGSTSAQNVKDEFSPDTQLVELNGYSECIQYLTGGQVDAVTTDDIILAGLAAADGGGELQVVGNTFSEENYGVGLPPDSDMCQPVTDAINAMIEDGSWEEFITSNTEGTGYTPNADLNPPTPAECG; encoded by the coding sequence ATGAAGACAACGCGAGCAGCGCTGGCCGCACTGGCGGCCGTGGGGGCCCTCACCCTTGCCGCCTGTACCGCCGAGCCGGGGGCCGGCGACGAGGAGACCGGCGGTGACGCCGGTGCCGAGGGCGGCGACACGGGCGAGGGCGGCGACTCCGGCGAGGGTGGCGGGGACTCGATCCGGATCGGGATCAAGTTCGACCAGCCGGGCCTGGGCTACCAGGATGGCGACACCTACACCGGGTTCGACGTGGACGTGGCCACCTACATCGCCGACCAGCTCGGTTACGGCGAGGACCAGATCGAGTGGATCGAGTCCCCCTCTCCGCAGCGGGAGACGATGCTGCAGAACGAGCAGGTGGACATGATCGTGGCCACCTACTCGATCACCGACGAGCGGGATGAGGTGGTGGACTTCGCCGGACCGTACTTCGTGGCCGGTCAGGACCTGCTGATCCGCTCCGAGGACGCCGGCGAGATCACCGGTCCGGATGTGCTGGACGGGCGGAACCTGTGCTCGGTGGCCGGGTCCACCTCGGCGCAGAACGTCAAGGACGAGTTCTCCCCGGACACCCAGCTGGTGGAGCTGAACGGGTACTCGGAGTGCATCCAGTACCTCACCGGTGGCCAGGTGGACGCGGTCACCACTGACGACATCATCCTCGCCGGTCTGGCTGCTGCCGACGGCGGTGGCGAGCTGCAGGTGGTGGGCAACACCTTCTCCGAGGAAAACTACGGTGTCGGTCTGCCCCCGGACTCGGACATGTGCCAGCCGGTCACCGATGCGATCAACGCGATGATCGAGGACGGTAGCTGGGAGGAGTTCATCACCTCCAACACCGAGGGCACCGGCTACACCCCGAACGCCGACCTGAACCCGCCGACTCCGGCCGAGTGCGGCTGA
- a CDS encoding AbrB/MazE/SpoVT family DNA-binding domain-containing protein, translated as MDTTYSAPLGDRGRLVVPAGLRTRQNWEQGTPLLFIETPHGVVLATRDQAKALLRAQLAGTNLVDELLTERREQAKRDDAA; from the coding sequence ATGGATACCACATACAGTGCGCCGCTCGGCGACCGTGGACGCTTAGTGGTGCCGGCCGGACTTCGGACGCGCCAGAACTGGGAACAAGGCACACCGCTGCTTTTCATCGAGACTCCGCACGGTGTGGTCCTGGCGACCAGAGACCAGGCGAAGGCACTCCTGCGCGCTCAGTTGGCCGGCACGAACCTGGTCGATGAGCTCTTGACCGAACGCCGGGAACAGGCAAAGCGCGACGACGCCGCGTGA
- the dapF gene encoding diaminopimelate epimerase has protein sequence MRLPTALPTLTKGHGTGNDFLLYTDTDGTGELAPETVAAIADRHTGFGADGVIRAVPAELTDPQAAEQGAQWFMDYRNGDGSVAEMCGNGIRVFTAYLRQSGLLDLADGATAQIGTRAGVLSVRREGEEYAADMGTWRATGGPDALAAGFDVSVVTEGLDEQRPGLRLELPNPHTVVALQDEATLLDLNLSAPPRVDPQPEHGTNVEFVVPLGDAEGDVPTGALRMRVHERGVGETLSCGTGACAAALAVRAWFGEGAPDHWQVQVPGGTLRVRVDGDRVELAGPAELVGVITPLGQ, from the coding sequence GTGAGACTCCCCACCGCCCTGCCCACGCTGACCAAGGGCCACGGCACCGGCAACGACTTCCTGCTCTACACCGACACCGATGGCACTGGTGAGCTGGCCCCCGAGACGGTCGCCGCGATCGCAGACCGGCACACCGGCTTCGGCGCCGACGGCGTGATCCGCGCCGTACCCGCCGAGCTCACCGATCCCCAGGCCGCCGAGCAGGGCGCGCAGTGGTTCATGGACTACCGCAACGGCGACGGGTCCGTCGCCGAGATGTGCGGTAACGGCATCCGGGTGTTCACCGCCTACCTGCGCCAGAGCGGCCTGCTCGACCTGGCCGACGGCGCCACCGCCCAGATCGGCACCCGCGCCGGCGTGCTCAGCGTGCGCCGCGAAGGCGAGGAGTACGCCGCGGACATGGGCACCTGGCGGGCCACCGGCGGGCCGGACGCGCTCGCGGCCGGCTTCGACGTGTCCGTGGTGACCGAAGGGCTCGACGAGCAGCGCCCTGGCCTCCGGCTGGAACTGCCCAACCCGCACACCGTCGTCGCCCTGCAGGACGAGGCGACCCTGCTCGACCTGAACCTGTCCGCTCCGCCCCGGGTGGACCCGCAGCCCGAGCACGGCACGAACGTGGAGTTCGTGGTCCCGCTCGGGGACGCCGAAGGGGACGTCCCCACCGGTGCGCTGCGGATGCGGGTGCACGAGCGCGGCGTCGGCGAGACCCTCTCCTGCGGCACCGGCGCCTGCGCCGCCGCCCTGGCGGTGCGCGCCTGGTTCGGCGAGGGCGCACCGGACCACTGGCAGGTCCAGGTGCCCGGCGGAACGTTGCGGGTCCGGGTGGACGGCGACCGGGTGGAGCTCGCCGGCCCGGCCGAGCTGGTCGGTGTGATCACTCCGCTGGGGCAGTGA
- a CDS encoding amino acid ABC transporter ATP-binding protein: MTDSTAKPVSDDGGGIPKPTDEPLVVLSNVNKHFGELHVLQDINLTVHRGEVVVVIGPSGSGKSTLCRAINRLEPIDDGSITLDGQPLPAEGKALARLRADVGMVFQSFNLFAHKTILENVTLGPIKVKRVKTAEAKKQAMELLERVGVANQAEKLPAQLSGGQQQRVAIARALAMKPKVLLFDEPTSALDPEMVQEVLDVMVGLAKEGMTMVVVTHEMGFARKAADRVVFMSDGQIVEEAEPDTFFDHPQSHRAQDFLGKILTH; encoded by the coding sequence ATGACCGACAGCACAGCCAAGCCTGTCAGCGACGACGGCGGGGGCATTCCGAAGCCCACCGACGAACCGCTGGTGGTGCTGAGCAACGTGAACAAGCACTTCGGTGAGCTGCACGTGCTCCAGGACATCAACCTCACCGTGCACCGCGGCGAGGTGGTGGTGGTGATCGGCCCCTCGGGCTCGGGCAAGTCGACGCTCTGCCGCGCGATCAACCGGCTGGAGCCGATCGATGACGGCTCCATCACTCTGGACGGCCAGCCGCTGCCTGCCGAGGGCAAGGCGCTGGCCCGGCTGCGAGCAGACGTGGGAATGGTGTTCCAGTCCTTCAACCTGTTCGCACACAAGACGATCCTGGAGAACGTCACCCTCGGCCCGATCAAGGTGAAGCGGGTCAAGACCGCCGAGGCAAAGAAGCAGGCGATGGAGCTGCTGGAGCGCGTGGGGGTGGCGAACCAGGCGGAGAAGCTGCCCGCGCAGCTCTCCGGCGGCCAGCAGCAGCGGGTAGCGATCGCCCGCGCGCTGGCGATGAAGCCGAAGGTGCTGCTCTTCGACGAACCCACGTCGGCGCTGGACCCGGAGATGGTCCAGGAAGTGCTCGACGTGATGGTGGGCCTGGCGAAGGAGGGCATGACCATGGTGGTGGTCACCCACGAGATGGGTTTCGCCCGCAAGGCTGCGGACCGGGTGGTGTTCATGTCCGACGGGCAGATCGTGGAGGAAGCCGAGCCGGACACGTTCTTCGACCACCCGCAGAGCCACCGGGCGCAGGACTTCCTCGGCAAGATCCTCACGCACTGA
- the miaB gene encoding tRNA (N6-isopentenyl adenosine(37)-C2)-methylthiotransferase MiaB: MTDHSRTYLVRTLGCQMNVHDSERMSGLLEDAGYTPAATHDARSLLAQAEGADVVVINTCAVRENASDKLYGNLGQLAGLKKTHPGLQIAVGGCLAQQDRSGIVERAPWVDVVFGTHNIDVLPALLERARHNNQAEVEIEEALKVFPSTLPTKRESAYAGWVSISVGCNNTCTFCIVPHLRGKERDRRPGDVLAEVQAVVAQGAIEVTLLGQNVNSYGVGFGDRGAFAKLLRACGQIEHLERVRFTSPHPAAFTDDVIEAMAATPNVMPQLHMPLQSGSDAILRAMRRSYRSAKFLGILDRVREAIPDAAITTDIIVGFPGETEEDFQATLDVVEASRFSSAFTFQYSPRPGTPAADLPDQVPAEVVTERYQRLMALQDRISAEENAAQVGRQVDVLVAETEGRKDTATHRISGRAADNRLVHLALPEGLAEADTPRPGDMVTVTVTGSAPYHLIADSARTGGQFTLRRTRAGDAWAARGTASHTHPTGPAEGPVTLGMPALRVAAPGA, translated from the coding sequence ATGACCGACCACTCGCGTACGTACCTGGTGCGCACTCTGGGCTGCCAGATGAACGTGCACGACTCCGAGCGCATGTCCGGCCTGCTCGAGGATGCCGGCTACACCCCGGCGGCCACTCATGATGCCCGTTCATTGCTCGCTCAGGCCGAGGGCGCGGACGTGGTGGTGATCAACACCTGCGCGGTGCGGGAGAACGCCTCCGACAAGCTCTACGGCAACCTCGGTCAGCTCGCCGGGCTGAAGAAGACCCACCCGGGCCTGCAGATCGCCGTCGGCGGGTGCCTGGCCCAGCAGGACCGGTCCGGCATCGTCGAGCGCGCCCCCTGGGTGGACGTGGTGTTCGGCACCCACAACATCGATGTGCTCCCGGCACTGCTGGAGCGCGCTCGGCACAACAACCAGGCCGAGGTGGAGATCGAGGAAGCACTCAAGGTCTTTCCGTCCACTCTGCCCACCAAGCGGGAGAGCGCCTACGCCGGCTGGGTATCCATCTCGGTGGGCTGCAACAACACCTGCACGTTCTGCATCGTGCCGCATCTGCGGGGCAAGGAACGTGACCGCAGACCGGGTGACGTGCTCGCGGAGGTGCAAGCCGTCGTCGCGCAGGGGGCGATCGAGGTGACCCTGCTCGGGCAGAACGTGAACTCCTACGGCGTGGGCTTCGGCGACCGCGGCGCGTTCGCGAAGCTGCTCCGCGCCTGCGGTCAGATCGAGCACCTGGAGCGGGTTCGGTTCACCTCCCCGCACCCGGCCGCCTTCACCGACGACGTGATCGAGGCGATGGCCGCCACGCCCAACGTGATGCCGCAGCTGCACATGCCGCTGCAGTCCGGGTCGGACGCGATCCTGCGCGCGATGCGCCGCTCCTACCGCAGCGCCAAGTTCCTCGGCATCCTGGACCGGGTACGCGAGGCGATCCCGGATGCGGCGATCACCACTGACATCATCGTCGGCTTCCCCGGGGAGACCGAGGAGGACTTCCAGGCAACCCTGGACGTCGTCGAGGCGTCCCGGTTCTCCAGTGCGTTCACCTTCCAGTACTCCCCGCGCCCGGGCACCCCGGCCGCCGACCTGCCCGATCAGGTGCCGGCCGAGGTGGTCACCGAGCGCTACCAACGGCTGATGGCCCTGCAGGACCGGATCTCGGCGGAGGAGAACGCCGCCCAGGTGGGCCGCCAGGTGGACGTGCTGGTGGCCGAGACCGAGGGGCGTAAGGACACCGCCACCCACCGCATCTCTGGCCGGGCTGCCGACAACCGGCTGGTCCACCTGGCCCTCCCGGAAGGGCTCGCTGAGGCCGACACCCCGCGCCCGGGGGACATGGTCACCGTCACGGTCACCGGTTCTGCTCCCTACCACCTGATCGCCGACTCCGCGCGTACGGGCGGCCAGTTCACCCTGCGCCGCACCCGGGCCGGCGATGCCTGGGCAGCCCGGGGCACGGCCTCGCACACCCACCCGACCGGGCCGGCCGAAGGCCCGGTGACCCTGGGCATGCCGGCGCTGCGAGTCGCCGCGCCGGGAGCTTGA
- the hflX gene encoding GTPase HflX, with amino-acid sequence MTRPTHPTPAELDTSTEARAQDVVDRILARAGTAIQQDSDEHTDYDGDQLDLAERVALQRVGGLSTELEDVSEVEYRQLRLERVVLVGLWTHGTAEMAEVSLRELAALAETAGSTVLDGMLQRRSAPDPGTYLGSGKAAELAGVVAATNADTVIVDSELAPSQRRGLEDVIKVKVIDRTALILDIFAQHAKSREGKAQVELAQLEYLLPRLRGWGESMSRQAGGRVAGGAGIGSRGPGETKIELDRRRIRTRMAKLRRQIEQMAPGRAARRHSRSAAEVPSVAIAGYTNAGKSSLLNRLTDAGVLVQNALFATLDPTVRRAQTPDGRAYTLADTVGFVRNLPTQLVEAFRSTLEEVGASDVIVHVVDAAHPDPEGQIAAVRDVLRDIEGARDLPELVVLNKADLAEPETIARLRTREPNAIAVSARTGAGIEELQAAIAEALPRPAVEVDVVVPYDRGDLVHRAHATGEVISTEHLEAGTRLVARVDDALAADLRNAG; translated from the coding sequence ATGACCCGACCTACCCATCCGACTCCCGCCGAGCTGGACACCTCTACCGAGGCCCGCGCTCAGGACGTCGTGGACCGGATTCTGGCGAGGGCGGGCACAGCGATCCAGCAGGACTCCGACGAGCACACCGACTACGACGGCGACCAGCTCGACCTGGCCGAACGCGTGGCCCTGCAGCGTGTGGGCGGACTGTCCACCGAGCTGGAGGACGTCAGCGAGGTCGAGTACCGGCAGCTGCGCCTCGAGCGGGTGGTGCTGGTCGGTCTGTGGACCCACGGCACCGCCGAGATGGCTGAAGTCTCGCTCCGCGAGCTCGCCGCACTCGCCGAGACCGCCGGTTCCACTGTGCTCGACGGCATGCTGCAGCGGCGCTCCGCTCCCGATCCGGGCACCTACCTGGGCTCCGGCAAGGCCGCCGAGCTGGCCGGCGTGGTCGCCGCGACCAACGCCGATACCGTGATCGTCGACTCCGAGCTCGCCCCGTCACAGCGGCGTGGGCTGGAGGACGTGATCAAGGTGAAGGTGATCGACCGCACCGCCCTGATCCTGGACATCTTTGCCCAGCACGCCAAGTCTCGCGAGGGCAAGGCGCAGGTGGAGCTGGCGCAGCTCGAGTACCTGTTGCCGCGCCTGCGTGGTTGGGGTGAGTCGATGTCCCGGCAGGCAGGTGGCCGGGTGGCCGGTGGTGCCGGCATCGGTTCCCGTGGACCCGGTGAGACCAAGATCGAGCTGGACCGGCGCCGGATCCGCACCCGGATGGCCAAGCTACGCCGGCAGATCGAGCAGATGGCCCCCGGCCGGGCCGCCCGCCGGCACTCCCGCAGTGCCGCCGAGGTCCCCTCGGTCGCGATCGCCGGCTACACCAACGCCGGCAAGTCCTCGCTGCTGAACCGGCTCACCGACGCCGGCGTGCTGGTGCAGAACGCGCTGTTCGCCACCCTGGACCCGACAGTGCGCCGAGCGCAGACTCCGGACGGACGCGCCTACACCCTCGCCGACACGGTCGGCTTCGTGCGGAACCTGCCCACCCAGCTGGTGGAGGCGTTCCGCTCCACGCTGGAAGAGGTGGGGGCTTCCGATGTGATCGTGCACGTGGTGGACGCCGCGCACCCCGACCCCGAGGGACAGATCGCCGCGGTCCGCGATGTGCTGCGGGATATCGAGGGGGCCCGGGACCTGCCCGAGCTGGTGGTGCTGAACAAGGCCGACCTGGCCGAACCGGAGACGATTGCCCGGCTGCGCACCCGCGAGCCGAACGCGATCGCGGTCTCCGCCCGCACCGGCGCCGGGATCGAGGAGCTGCAGGCGGCGATCGCCGAGGCCCTACCGCGCCCGGCGGTGGAGGTGGACGTGGTGGTGCCCTACGACCGGGGCGACCTGGTGCACCGCGCACACGCCACAGGTGAAGTCATCTCCACCGAGCACCTGGAAGCCGGCACCCGCCTGGTCGCGCGGGTGGACGACGCGTTGGCTGCGGACCTGCGCAACGCCGGCTGA
- a CDS encoding class I SAM-dependent methyltransferase: MGHYFTNEPEAASAPRTLTVNLHGRQVDVTTDAGVFSATRLDPGTTVLLSHAGDPPPSGTVLDLGCGWGPISLALAMARPQVRVLAVDVNTRALELTAANAERLGLRNVETFTPETLLAAEPDLVLDAIWSNPPIRVGKAVLHELLRTWLPRLAPGASAQLVVAKNLGADSLQRWITAELALPAERTTSVKGYRILVVTAPAE, from the coding sequence GTGGGTCACTACTTCACCAACGAGCCGGAAGCAGCGAGCGCTCCGCGCACCCTGACCGTGAACCTGCACGGCAGGCAGGTCGATGTGACCACCGACGCCGGTGTCTTCTCGGCTACCCGCCTGGACCCCGGCACCACGGTGCTGCTGAGCCATGCCGGCGACCCACCGCCGTCGGGCACGGTGCTGGACCTGGGCTGCGGCTGGGGGCCGATCAGCCTGGCGCTAGCGATGGCCCGCCCACAGGTGCGGGTGCTCGCCGTGGATGTGAACACCCGGGCGCTGGAGCTGACTGCCGCGAACGCCGAGCGCCTCGGGCTGCGCAACGTGGAGACGTTCACCCCCGAGACGCTGCTGGCCGCCGAGCCGGACCTGGTGCTGGACGCGATCTGGTCCAACCCGCCGATCCGGGTGGGCAAGGCGGTACTGCACGAGCTGCTGCGCACTTGGTTGCCGCGGCTGGCGCCGGGGGCGAGCGCCCAGCTGGTGGTGGCGAAGAATCTCGGTGCCGACTCGCTGCAGCGCTGGATCACTGCGGAGCTGGCGCTGCCGGCCGAACGCACCACCAGCGTGAAGGGCTACCGGATCCTGGTGGTCACTGCCCCAGCGGAGTGA
- a CDS encoding helix-turn-helix domain-containing protein, which yields MVRHVWVPLWSLPPGEQVVQETLQYPGGNVVVMADEAGFYGVDAGLGTRTLAGTGWGVGVLLRPAAAALLLAGEPARAVRPGPGRMDVGPAIGAERTDLGEDFATVCTQIRELMPTDPQTAGRALTDWVRTRCGPVDPEGELANAAADLAESAAADTVAELAERVGVGERQLQRICRRRIGLSPKWLLQRRRLQQAAAQLGEEDAPALGDLAAELGYTDQAHFTRDFTTVVGRPPGRFRREQRS from the coding sequence GTGGTCCGACACGTCTGGGTGCCGCTGTGGTCTCTACCCCCAGGTGAGCAGGTGGTCCAGGAGACGTTGCAGTACCCAGGCGGGAACGTCGTCGTGATGGCCGACGAGGCCGGCTTCTACGGTGTGGACGCCGGTCTGGGCACCCGGACCCTGGCTGGCACCGGCTGGGGCGTGGGGGTGCTGCTGCGACCAGCCGCGGCCGCCCTGCTGCTCGCCGGTGAACCGGCGCGTGCGGTGCGGCCGGGACCGGGGCGGATGGACGTCGGCCCTGCGATCGGAGCCGAGCGCACCGATCTGGGTGAGGACTTCGCCACGGTGTGTACGCAGATCCGCGAGCTGATGCCCACCGATCCGCAGACCGCCGGCCGGGCGCTCACCGACTGGGTGCGGACGCGGTGCGGGCCGGTCGACCCGGAGGGTGAGCTCGCGAATGCGGCCGCGGACCTGGCCGAGAGCGCAGCGGCGGACACCGTCGCGGAGCTGGCCGAACGGGTCGGGGTGGGCGAGCGGCAGCTGCAACGGATCTGTCGGCGGCGGATCGGGCTCAGCCCGAAGTGGCTGCTGCAGCGCCGCCGACTGCAGCAGGCCGCCGCGCAGCTGGGGGAGGAGGACGCGCCCGCGCTGGGCGATCTAGCCGCCGAGCTCGGCTACACCGACCAGGCACACTTCACCCGAGACTTCACCACTGTGGTCGGCCGTCCACCGGGCCGGTTCCGCCGGGAACAGCGCAGCTGA